The stretch of DNA CGGTCAGATTATTCCTGGAATAAATTCAGAGAAATGTGTACATACATATATTGAGTTTCAGACTCAAACCCAGGTTGCTAATAAGTTCCATTTTGGAACCTAACCAATTgagtccccccccccccatatTGTTCTCGCTTTCTTTCTTTTACATGTAAAAAAATGATGTTTCAATGGTGGGTCCTTTTTTATATTTCTTCATGCATCCCGCTAAATGATGTTAAACCATAATGATAAATACACAAGAATACATACCTGAAGATGGAAGATTAGATTCTTCAGACAAATGGAAGTGGATCAGAGAAAATTGAAGAGTAATGGTTCTAGCGTCTGCTTGCCAGAAACTAACCGGGAGAAACTTTGACATTATGTACATCAAGAATGTTTCCCATGAAGGTTTGCCGAATATGATTGTCTACCTACAGGGGGCTGTGGTGTGATTTGGAATACCTATATACCGTGAATGAGGTAGGCCATgacagcaaaaaaaaaaagctcaGTTCAACCTCAAATTTCTCTGTATAGAGGAAGTAATCCATGTACCAAACGTCTCTTTCTTGCATCCCAGGCCAGTAGAGACCTTGCATCCTTTTCACTGGCCAGCACCACAACATACTAACAACACCTCCACTGTATCCACATGTCCAAGGATAAAATGCCTCAATGTGCTAGCAACATATGCCTGGCTAGGGTTTTGTGGGGGGCATTAATGGAAATGGTGACTAGGGTTTTAGATAATGATTTTGCTGTAGTCATAGCCCCCCACAACATAGACTCCACTGATGATAGACTGCCACATTGAAGGCTAGTTAGCTCTCTAGTTCCTCAAGGATCACTCACTACTACACAAATGCCCAAATTTAGGATGGATAGTTTTCCTTCTTGGGCAACTGAGTTGAGCCCAGAACTCATTCGGTTGAACTAGCTCAGGTCTCAAAGAAAAAAATTCAGATGCAAATAAACTAATTAAGGTAGCAATCTAGAGTTACCCGGCCCGTTAGGTAAAATCCCTAATGTTGCGTCATTACAGGTAGATAGCAATTGTGCCACAACATCTTTTCATTTGCTCTAAGCTTCCTAGCTTTAGCTGTTAGAAAAGTTCTGCAGGGTATGGATTGATCAATGAggataaaaaaagaaaaagcgAGATCACGCCGTCGGATCGTGGCATCGCACAGCGCCTCCTATCTGATAAGGTCAGGATGGTTTACGAGCTAGGGGCAGCTCAATCTGCTGAAAGAAAAAGCCGTCTTCAAGTTGTTCAGATTCCATGCCACAGATAAGACCAGTCTGTGAGGCGATGAGGGCCGGCTGGCTATTTTGGATGCTATTCTGAAACCTGCTGAGGGGCCGGATTGATCCCAGGTTCCTTTGAAACCGGCTCGATCAGCCGGTTGGAATCAGTTCCATGTGTCGTATGATGGAGCAATGCCCGTACGTACGATACTGGTAGTTCCGATCGTTGTCGGCATCATTATGCTACATGCTAGACGCATTTGCTCTGTGCTGGGGGCGATGATGTGTCTATGTTATTTTACTGGATGAGGTAGAAAGTGAATATGGAAGGTGGAGCATGCAGGAACTTCACCATTACAATTTTCTGTGCCAGAATCCTTTAGTGTATCTGTGTATGCAAGGCAATCCGTCCATATATCTGCATACTAACAACGCAGCTGATGAGTTATTTCCCGTATTATTGACAGACAAAATAAAAAATCTAGGCCCCATTTCGAACGGGGAAACTTTCACAAGTCGATGTAATGTTGGGTCTCATTGGTTGGATTCCAAAAGTTACCACACCAAAACTAGATCAGGCCAAAATATTGGCAAGAATTTTTTACCAAAACATTGGCAAGTACTTGGTTAGGTGGGTTATTTTTTGGATTTCAACCAAATGAGTGCCAAAATTTATATGCTTGCTTTAATTTTGGAATCAAACCAAACAGGCTTGTTCTTCCTGCAGAATCAATTCCTAAGTTTCAAACAGGTCCTAATTGTCAATTGTTTATAATGATTTGTTTGAGAAGAGCTTGCCAGATCCAATTAATCCACTTGCGTAATCAACAAGAAGATATAAAAAAAGAGAACTAATCTACCCTCGAGTTTCCTGGTAAAATTGATTTCCTGTTGACTTAAGAATAATACCAGCAGAGATCAGGTTATCAGATTCTAGTGAAGCTGAAATCCCATGTGATTGAGCATCTGTCCATATATATTTTGTCATGTCCGGTACATTATCCTTTCCTTTGCTGCTATGGATTATATTCCAGCCATCACAATCCAACCTGCACTGCAAGTCTGCAATATAATTGTACGTTATAACACTCTTTAATGCATTAATCATTTGTCAAATGTGAAGATATCTGAGGTACGTATGAGGTATCACAAACTGGAGATCAAATCCCAGACAGTAACCAGCTGGTTACCAGCGGAAACTGGGGATCCTGGTGGGTATGAGAGGAATTCACTGCTACAATCCTTACATACGTATCGGGAGGGAACTCCCGGTCAGTACCGGTCCCCCCCCCGGTACAGTCTGGTACTAACTCGGTATGAATTTAGTACCGGGCACAAtgcccggtactaaatggcgtatttagtaccggctggaaGCAACAGCCGGTATTAAACTGCTCACCACGCAAGATGTTTGGTATTAACAGCCGGTAAAGGCTTTGTTTTTTTATATATTTGcttttgtttcttttcttttcttttcctttttagtTTTAATTTGAATTCGTATTCGTATTCGTATCCGTTTGTGTATAGCTAGCATTCGTATCCGTACTCGTATTTAATTTGTATTCATATCTAACATAGCAAAGATGACtacatatatattatatatacaATTTATATACACTTTACTATTACAAGTAGTCACACAAGTTGTTTTCTTACGAGTACATCAAATATTACTAGTTTTTATCGCCGTCATCGGCTCTGTTTGGATCAAGTTGACCCACGCTTATCCTATGATCTACATAAAATTCTCCCTTGGTATTTATAACCTCATCGAGCAAGAATCCTCAGAGTGCTTCTTGAATTGCCTTGATTCTTGCTGATTCGATGAGGCTCGCAAGATCTGTCACATGCAAACATCATTTTTTTAAAATCATTACATGTACGGAATTAAATGAAAGAAATTGTTCTTAATTTTTTACATCTTTTTGCGTCATTTTCTTTGGACTGCAAAACGTGTGGACGAACTCACATATGGAGTACAAGCATAAATTATTTCCTTCCgcctgtctctctctctctctcactctctctctctatatatatatataagttaTGAAATATTAATGGTATTTAAAGATCTGTTTGATTTTCTAGTAATACCATCTATTATATAATTCAACTTAATTTATTACCGTGAAAACTAACATTATAAACTGATCACAAACATGACAGAATAACATGCATTTTTTGCATTGCTTGTCACTGACAAAACATATATAGTGCACACGAAGTACTGTGGAGTTCTAGGAgaagacaaaaaaaaaagagattaCCTTATTCAGTTTTATTCTGATTTATCTTCTGAGATcagttgatcaacttgataaacGTGTGGCGCATGTGATTTGCACAGAGCACAGGTGGCATCTGTGCCGTGCAGCAATAGCAAGCTAATAGCGACGCGACCAAATCatgcatatcatccacatattCCTTTTCTCCCACTCCCTTTAGTTTCTTCAGTTAAAAATTTGTTGATAGATAATCGATCGATCGACTGATTCTTTGTGATCCAATTAAATGTGAAAACAAGGAAGAGACATAGTAGTGCTCTGGCCCTATCTATCTTCTGAAGAATCCTGGGTTTGTGCTTGCTTTATTTCAATCTATTCCATAGATATAGCTAGAATTGGCTAGCTAGGCACATCTGGAGCTGACATGACATATAAATTCATATTCCTTTATCCCAGATGGATCTTCTATTAGATTAAATTTCATGTGCATATTTATTTCAAGATATCAACTACAAGTAGAACAATTCAAACAGAAGAGGCCGGGTTGAGGGGAGCtaagcacccccccccccccccacacacacacacactacgCTTGGTGAACCCCTCTCATTGTGTAAAGAAAATTTTACCATACTGCGCTGACAATAGGATTATATGGTGTTTctaaaaaaattagaaaaacAGGAGGATTGAATGCATCATACTTTGTTCATTGGAAAATGAAAAAGAAACTACTTCAACATCAGCATGGATCACTGACGATGTGCCCCTTCTTTGACATTACCGGTTCGCCCTTAGCTTCTCAAACCTAGAAGAAGGGAGAGATGTTAGAGCTGTTGAAACATGAAGTTGCGTTACTTACAACCATGGCTATTAGTTTACTTGAGAAGGCGATCCTCACTGGCCTGATCAATTTTAGGACATGAAGTTgatcaatatatatatataattcaaCTACTTCTGCAGAAACTTCTGGTAATGAACATGATATAGCAATTCTAAGAAGAAAAAAGTGTATGTGCACATATACGAGATTCAAGATATATTCCTTGGGTCCTATTGAAAAGACGGCTTATGCATTATCCAGACACATATAGATCTCATGCATACTACAGAGCTTTTTGCGTCCAAATCTACAAATATGGTACCTTGAACTTACTTTAATATATCTTTCGAAGTCAAAGATGTACCACATGCATGTGTTCTATATGGTCCTAGATCTACAACTAGTCACTACTGTTGTTGCTACTTTCAGCTTATAGATTCCGTGGAacattttgtttattttttttccaGAAACTCCGAGATCAGCTCTTCACTCATCATAACAGTAAACTAGATCGTGCTGGCCTGTACGAAGAAGTCCAAGACCTAGCGAGACCCTGACCCGTTATGGAAACCCTAGCTGCCTGCCAACCCTATAAAAAGGCAGCCAACCGGGCCTTATGCTCCCAACCCAAACCATCCATCCCTACAAACTCATCATATCCACGTGCATCTCCCCACAGGCCACAGCAGCTTGCATTGACAGTGGCCAGAGCTCGAGATCTAGTCATCTAGAGAGTGTGTGTGCGCGCGCTAGGATTCGTGAAAGCTGACCGACATGGCCGACCGCGTGATGAAGCTGGCGTCGGAGCGGGCGGTAGTGGTGTTCACGCTGAGCTCCTGCTGCATGTGCCACACAGTGACGAAGCTGATGCAGGACCTGAGCGTGAACGCGCTGGTGCACGAGCTGGACAGCGACCCCAGGGGCAAGGAGATGGAGAGCGCGCTGCTCAAGATGCTCGGCGGCAGGGgccccgccgtccccgccgTCTTCATCGGCGGCAAGCTCGTCGGCGGCACCAACAGGGTCATGTCCCTCCACCTCGGCGGCGAGCTCGTGCCCATGCTCATGAACGCCGGCGCGCTCTGGGTGTAGAGACGGCCAGGGCAGCAGCCGCTGCGCCGTGCACACATCACGTGTGTACGTGCGTGGAAAAAGTAGTGGTCGGCAGATTTTTCCGTCCTGTTCTTCCGAGTTCTAAGAAGAATAAATAAGGCAAACTAGCTTGCAAGCTAGCATCATGCCTTGTAGGAGCTAGTGAGCGAGAGAGATGGCCTTGCTTCTAATTtctgcctcctcctcctttttATTTTGATGTTTTTGTTCTAACTTGCAATGGTGAGTGCATGTGTGTACTGATCGTCAGTCACCCTTTTTTGACAGGCTTATCGATATATATGAGAGCTAAATAATAAGTAACCAGTGCAGATATATCTCTGCTGTTGTTGCGATCATGATTTTGTGTCCTATATATAACATTACTTTAAAAAATTACAACTAATCTAATAGTGAACCTAGCTACTTACAGATTGAAAAGAGCAATATATAAGGCAGACTTTACATCATGAACAGAGTGACGACTAATTTGATATGGTGCCATTTATAAGTTAACAGAGAACACATCGATGTCTTCTATATCAAAGTTAACTAGAACAAATTAATAAAGTCTAGggcaaataaataaagaataATATACATTGTACTATAAgccatgaaagtgcatagtcTTTATTCTGTGGTTTGGTTCCTGTAATCATAGGTTTAAATTACTTTCCTCAAATGGAACTAAAGTTCAATGGCAACATCGTTCTGTTATGTTTAGGCCAACGGTAATAAATATATGCCCACTAGCTACGAATCATAGCATGATCGTCAACTTAAATACTCATTTACACACAAGTCACAATGTATGTCTAACAAAAAAATCATTGTCAAATCAAAGTGTGATTTTATGATATTTTAAGCAAAAATGAAAAGAACAATAGCATCTTTTAAAAAAGAAGAACACTAATAAGAACATATTTGAACCGCTTGTTGATTAACTCAGCCAGATCGACAAATTGTTTATAAGCGTATGCTAAAACACTCTGCACTTTACCATATACATAACTATTGGTCTATCTGCATGTATATGTATGTGCAACTACAACTTAGATAGATCTACTAGTAGTGACATATGGACATAAAGGTGACGTATATGCATGCATGGGATACATAATAGATTGCGATCGGCCTCGGATCGCAGCATCACAAATGCAACCTGGTGAGGTAACAGTGAAAGAGAGATGCCTCTAGCTGCTTGGTGACTATACTTTATCTATCTTTTCATCTACATCAATGGCTTTGTTTTCTAAGATTCCAAAACCACAATGGGATGCGAAGATCAGAGCAAGCCAGCCAAAGATGTGGCCTGTGGGGTGCCACATTGTGAGCTATGAGAGCTCAATTCCTCTATGGTAGGTAGGGCTCGGCTCCTCTACCGTGGAATCACTTTGGTTTTGACTTTTgtattttatatttattttcatGTGGAACCTAAATTGATTCCATTCTTGTACATGCAACGACCGGCTGATCGGTGGGTAGCGATTGCTAGATTGTTGTGTTGTGTTATGTGTGTGTGCGTGTACGATCGAATATGTGCTTCGACTCCTTGGTGGATATCATTTTCAATGTTCATCTCTATGTGTTTTACGTTTAGTTTTTTATTATCTTGTTAAGATGTGAATAAATACTATGCTAACATGGCATATATATTTTGTACAAACTGAACGTAACTTCTAGTTGAGTAAAATTAGAAATGGTTACGACTACTATGCGAGGAAAAGTTATTGTTGCTGAAgataaaaaagaagaaaaaatgtTAATGTTTTACGTAGGAAAATTTCATTGACAAAAGATCAAGTGCCACCAGATTGTTCTAATTAAAGACTTTTtattgttaataaagtttattGGCTCAATAAACGTATATTTGATGCTACACTGACGACAACAATTGGTTTCGTTAGTTTCTTGTGCTTTGGTGGCTGTGGTTCAATAACATTAGAAACAAGAAGAAGATGCAATTCTCCTGACTAAACATTAGGCATTCCAACTTTGGGAAGCCGCACGATGCGTAGTTTTCCTTCTTTTCTAAGATATGCATATGTGCATGCATATTTCACTACTTTGAATATTTTTGCCTTTCATTTTCTGATAGATGCCTATTGTTAGCCAAAGATTATTCTTTTACAGGGGGAACTATTTGGTTTTGTTGCCATTAAATAACTCTTTAATTAATTGGCTCCATCCATATAAAAAGACAATAAGCTATGCACTAGGGTTTGAGTCCTGGACTCTCGATGTTGGAGTCCATTAATTTTAATTTAGAGTAAAGGCACATGCCAGTGTTTGCAAGTTAAAATTAGTTCATGCATGTACATTTCTGAAGTAACCAACAAAAACCAttgatatatacatatataagcATCCAATACTTTTGTGTGGGCCCTTGTCTTGGGAAAGAGATTGCAGATTCAAACCTTATCATAAACTTAGGGATCTTTCCAGCTTTAATGAGATTCCATATTTTTGCAGTGGTTGGCATCCAAATATTCCCCATATATCTTGCCTGGGCCCATTTGAAGTTGTTTTATTTGAACATTATCCAGTATGCACGTTGGATCTGGTAGAAACTTTACCAAAGGTCGTGTACACATGCATATATATGGTGAAGAACTATGCGTCTATGCCAACATTTATTATCTGTTGGCGATCGCAATGTAACAGTTTTACATCATATATTTTCTTATGGTAGGACCATTGTTAACACTTCGAACGAAAAGAACTTGATTCACGTACACTAATAATCCCCAGACAGATGACTGATCTGATCTGACCGATGTACATTTCTTTAACAATTGAAATCTTAGTCACAAAGTTTATGACAAAAATTGATGAAGTTGACAAAAGAAAGCTAAACATAAAGAAGGCGGATGAACTAATACTCACATTTTACCACAAGATGGTTCCATTTTTGCATTGCATCGCCTCTTATGAATATTACTAGTGTACCACACATGCGCACACAAGAAAATTAGCCAAATTAAATACCACTCAAAAAA from Panicum hallii strain FIL2 chromosome 3, PHallii_v3.1, whole genome shotgun sequence encodes:
- the LOC112887319 gene encoding putative glutaredoxin-C14, encoding MADRVMKLASERAVVVFTLSSCCMCHTVTKLMQDLSVNALVHELDSDPRGKEMESALLKMLGGRGPAVPAVFIGGKLVGGTNRVMSLHLGGELVPMLMNAGALWV